A stretch of [Clostridium] scindens DNA encodes these proteins:
- a CDS encoding bifunctional diguanylate cyclase/phosphodiesterase codes for MAGRKRKKISIRNKLLIIMLAVALLQGVFCFVAVGFNGGFEQLKKSADNTLINTTKARKNTLENLITNKWSNLKEYQKAIQDSIHTQLDQRHKTVLDLEENKELNNEILLEVSNQIVDMLRYSSTTEAYIILQGYGGKTDTDSHCGLCIRNLNQTMSISREGLLMETGPTEISRHLGIAMDSYWTSKMELGQDGQDTSFYDVPMESVEKYPEFEVSDLGYWSRFYKWNKNDISVISYAMPLVEDGEAYGVLGITVSEDYLGSLLPFGELDSKNAGSYMLAVTNNGTQYTPMYTAGIMESEFGEAGQKLKLAREPLENKVYEVNTHKESYGSVQEIGSYNVGSPYYNTKWALIGILPSKTLYRGPEQLRSSIMLAALLSAALGILGALIGSYSFARPILKLVNTLKRVDGNQRLTMPSTGVKEVDELSDAVTGLNEKVRDNASKVSKIIELVDLPLGIIEYRKKDAKVFCTPKVIGMLGMSQDRFEDGFIEKKYFERYWERAGLEEALVTEIEREYQVNGEIPSRWLNIRSLIDKDRTLVTVMDITKDVYTRQKIEYERDYDILTHLLNRRAFKRRIQEILSGAPASGLGLSAMVMWDLDNLKYVNDTYGHDYGDQYIQKAAGVFAGLSLVGAIVGRMAGDEFLAFVPNCGSKEKLMDLLNQVKNKLNATKIIMPDGEELAIRASGGVAWYPDDGITYEMLKKYADFAMYDTKNSYKGAVKEFDQRVYEKDSYLLRGREQINRLIEDRMVDYAFQPIVDARSGQVHAYEALMRPRLGELSNPSDVLRLATVQSRLPELEELTFTQAFKDYQRQREAFGDARIFINSIPNQLIDYGVIAKFQEKYGLEPNKLVVEIIENEQTDAGVMEKKIDIIRKMKAGLAIDDYGSGYSSELTLLYMSPDYVKIDMSIVRNVDKDVNRQALVASTIQYCKTRNIKIIGEGVETYDEMETLIRLGVDYMQGYYLGRPDLVARPVRESLREKILELQKLCVDKE; via the coding sequence ATGGCAGGTAGGAAGAGGAAGAAGATATCAATCAGGAACAAGCTGCTTATCATCATGCTGGCAGTAGCGCTGCTTCAGGGCGTATTCTGCTTTGTGGCAGTAGGCTTCAACGGCGGTTTCGAGCAATTGAAGAAGAGCGCCGATAATACCTTGATTAATACCACAAAAGCCAGAAAGAATACGCTGGAGAACCTGATCACCAATAAGTGGTCGAACCTGAAGGAGTATCAGAAGGCGATTCAGGATTCGATCCACACGCAATTGGATCAGAGGCATAAGACGGTTTTAGATCTTGAGGAAAATAAAGAATTGAATAATGAGATCCTTCTCGAGGTGTCAAATCAGATTGTGGATATGCTGCGCTATAGTTCTACGACGGAGGCCTACATCATTTTGCAGGGCTATGGGGGAAAAACGGATACAGACAGCCACTGCGGCCTGTGCATCCGTAATTTGAATCAGACGATGAGCATAAGCCGCGAGGGCCTTCTTATGGAGACCGGGCCAACGGAGATATCCAGACACCTGGGGATTGCGATGGACTCTTACTGGACATCCAAAATGGAACTTGGACAGGATGGACAGGACACGTCCTTTTATGATGTCCCTATGGAATCCGTGGAAAAATATCCAGAGTTCGAGGTTTCGGATCTGGGGTATTGGAGCAGGTTCTATAAGTGGAACAAGAACGATATCAGCGTGATCTCATATGCTATGCCGCTGGTAGAAGATGGAGAGGCCTACGGCGTTCTGGGAATCACAGTGTCCGAGGACTATCTGGGAAGCCTTCTGCCCTTCGGCGAGCTTGACAGCAAAAATGCAGGTTCCTATATGCTTGCCGTCACGAACAATGGGACGCAGTATACGCCAATGTATACGGCGGGCATCATGGAGAGCGAATTTGGAGAGGCGGGCCAGAAACTTAAACTGGCCAGGGAGCCTTTGGAGAACAAAGTATATGAGGTGAATACCCACAAAGAGAGTTATGGGAGCGTGCAGGAGATTGGCAGCTATAACGTGGGATCGCCTTATTACAATACCAAGTGGGCGCTGATCGGGATACTGCCGTCAAAGACATTGTACCGCGGGCCGGAACAGCTGCGCTCCTCCATTATGCTGGCGGCGCTTCTCTCGGCTGCCCTGGGAATCCTGGGGGCGCTGATCGGGAGTTATAGTTTTGCCAGGCCAATCCTTAAGCTGGTCAATACCCTGAAAAGGGTAGATGGGAATCAGCGGCTTACCATGCCTTCCACAGGAGTCAAAGAAGTCGATGAACTCTCGGACGCGGTGACGGGTCTTAATGAGAAGGTGCGGGATAATGCATCCAAGGTATCAAAGATTATTGAACTGGTAGACCTTCCTCTTGGGATTATCGAATACCGGAAAAAAGACGCGAAGGTTTTCTGTACGCCGAAGGTGATCGGTATGCTGGGGATGAGCCAGGATCGGTTTGAAGACGGATTCATCGAGAAAAAGTACTTTGAGAGATATTGGGAAAGGGCGGGCCTTGAGGAGGCCCTTGTAACAGAGATTGAAAGAGAGTACCAGGTGAATGGGGAGATTCCGTCCAGGTGGCTGAACATCAGATCCTTGATTGATAAGGACAGGACATTGGTTACCGTAATGGATATTACCAAAGATGTCTATACCAGGCAGAAGATCGAGTACGAGAGAGATTATGACATCTTGACTCATCTGCTGAACCGCCGGGCATTCAAACGCAGGATACAGGAAATCTTAAGTGGCGCGCCGGCAAGCGGCCTTGGCTTAAGCGCCATGGTTATGTGGGATCTGGACAATTTGAAGTATGTCAACGATACCTATGGGCATGATTATGGGGACCAGTATATCCAGAAAGCGGCAGGCGTGTTTGCGGGCCTGTCCCTTGTAGGGGCTATCGTAGGCCGTATGGCCGGAGATGAGTTTCTGGCCTTCGTGCCGAATTGCGGCTCCAAGGAGAAACTGATGGATCTTTTGAATCAGGTAAAGAACAAGCTGAATGCTACCAAGATTATCATGCCGGACGGAGAAGAACTGGCAATCCGCGCATCCGGCGGGGTTGCGTGGTATCCGGATGACGGGATCACCTATGAGATGCTCAAGAAGTACGCGGATTTTGCCATGTATGATACAAAGAACAGTTACAAGGGAGCAGTCAAGGAATTCGACCAGCGGGTCTATGAGAAAGATTCTTACCTGCTGCGGGGCAGGGAGCAGATCAACAGGCTGATCGAGGATCGGATGGTAGACTATGCGTTCCAGCCAATCGTGGACGCAAGGAGCGGGCAGGTGCATGCCTATGAAGCGCTGATGCGGCCAAGACTTGGAGAACTGTCCAATCCGTCGGATGTGCTCAGGCTGGCTACCGTCCAGTCCAGGCTTCCGGAACTGGAAGAACTTACTTTTACCCAGGCGTTTAAGGATTACCAGCGTCAGAGGGAGGCTTTTGGGGATGCGAGGATCTTTATCAACTCGATACCAAACCAGCTGATAGACTATGGAGTGATCGCCAAATTCCAGGAAAAATATGGGCTTGAGCCGAATAAACTTGTGGTGGAGATCATAGAGAATGAGCAGACGGACGCAGGCGTCATGGAAAAGAAGATCGATATCATCCGGAAGATGAAAGCAGGCCTTGCGATTGATGATTACGGCTCAGGCTATAGTTCGGAACTGACTTTGCTGTATATGTCGCCTGACTATGTAAAGATTGACATGAGCATCGTAAGAAATGTGGATAAGGATGTAAACCGGCAGGCGCTTGTAGCCAGCACGATCCAATACTGCAAGACGAGAAATATCAAGATCATCGGAGAAGGCGTGGAGACTTACGATGAGATGGAGACGCTGATACGCTTAGGCGTGGATTATATGCAGGGGTATTACCTGGGACGTCCGGACCTTGTGGCCCGGCCTGTCAGGGAGTCTTTGCGGGAGAAAATTCTGGAATTGCAGAAACTCTGTGTTGACAAAGAATAA
- a CDS encoding extracellular solute-binding protein, translating into MRKGKRGISAALILALLATMATGCGKDTGKQEENDEDPIVVQMETYYNGAAKIALDKLVTEFNNTVGNEKGIYVKASSMGDMTELFESLGKELKKPEEERNLPDIFCCYGTDAIEFDQQGLLADMDDYFTEKELDEYIDAYVEQGRIGKDDSLILFPVAKSVEVMTINKTDWDKFAQETGASLEDLSTWEGVTDTSKAYYEWTGGKAMFGRDAFANYMLVGAYQLGEDMFPVEDGKVSLNLNKETLRKLWDNYYVPYIYGYYTSNGRYRSDDMKTGDLIAAIGSSSAGSYYAQEVTVGDEEPYQIETMVLPVPGFEGTASAVVQQGADLAVTKSDKKTEEAAAEFIKWFTGAKVNSEFCLASSYLPVKKEANQIEYLEGIATDSDAEWNDMIKDTMEVAFEESNSYELYTMTPFKGSNACRNIVGASMQEKAVADRERIASQEIAAAALDTDENFEEWLQSLSAELEDACR; encoded by the coding sequence ATGAGAAAAGGAAAAAGAGGGATCAGCGCAGCCCTGATACTGGCGCTATTGGCTACAATGGCTACAGGGTGCGGCAAAGACACAGGCAAGCAGGAAGAGAATGACGAGGACCCGATAGTTGTGCAGATGGAGACCTATTATAATGGGGCTGCCAAGATCGCGCTGGACAAGCTGGTTACAGAATTCAACAACACGGTCGGAAATGAGAAGGGAATCTATGTAAAGGCGAGCAGCATGGGGGATATGACGGAACTGTTTGAAAGCCTTGGAAAAGAATTGAAGAAGCCGGAGGAGGAGAGAAATCTTCCCGACATCTTCTGCTGTTACGGGACGGATGCCATAGAGTTTGACCAGCAGGGACTTTTGGCGGATATGGATGACTATTTTACAGAGAAGGAATTAGATGAATACATCGATGCTTATGTAGAGCAAGGCAGGATTGGCAAGGACGACTCACTGATCCTCTTTCCAGTGGCCAAATCCGTGGAAGTCATGACTATTAACAAGACTGACTGGGATAAGTTTGCCCAGGAGACTGGGGCAAGCCTGGAGGACTTAAGTACCTGGGAAGGCGTGACAGACACCTCCAAGGCCTACTATGAGTGGACCGGCGGCAAGGCGATGTTCGGAAGAGACGCATTTGCCAATTATATGCTGGTTGGAGCATACCAGCTGGGAGAAGATATGTTCCCGGTGGAAGATGGAAAGGTAAGCCTGAATCTGAATAAAGAGACGCTTCGGAAACTTTGGGACAATTATTATGTGCCTTATATCTACGGATACTATACCAGCAATGGAAGATACCGCTCGGACGATATGAAGACGGGCGATCTGATCGCAGCGATTGGTTCCTCATCCGCAGGATCCTATTATGCGCAGGAAGTTACGGTGGGAGATGAAGAACCATACCAGATTGAGACGATGGTGCTCCCAGTGCCTGGATTTGAAGGCACGGCTTCGGCCGTTGTCCAGCAGGGGGCGGATCTGGCAGTGACGAAGTCTGACAAGAAGACGGAAGAAGCCGCGGCTGAATTTATCAAGTGGTTCACCGGCGCCAAGGTCAACAGCGAATTCTGCCTTGCTTCCTCCTACCTTCCGGTGAAGAAGGAGGCAAACCAGATTGAATATCTGGAGGGCATTGCCACTGATTCGGATGCAGAGTGGAATGATATGATCAAAGATACCATGGAAGTAGCGTTTGAAGAAAGCAATTCTTATGAACTCTATACAATGACTCCTTTTAAGGGAAGCAACGCATGCAGGAACATAGTAGGCGCTTCTATGCAGGAGAAAGCAGTGGCGGACCGTGAAAGGATCGCAAGCCAGGAGATCGCTGCGGCGGCGCTTGATACGGATGAGAACTTCGAGGAGTGGCTCCAGTCGCTGAGCGCGGAATTAGAGGACGCATGCAGATAA
- a CDS encoding YdcF family protein, which produces MLTLLGAACLLYYAVLCVALKKWDSTFSRFWLAAGLGLWLYDYAASLLGMEAAARKALLLPVAVFAVTELRIVMGMVTRGQKEYEYLIILGAHVEGRKITDSLYRRLNKALIYLKAHPGTKVVVSGGQGKGEDVTEAQAMEDYLIAQGIASYRIIKEDASTTTQENLKFSKRYMNCKEADVGIVSNNFHLYRACAYARRLGYGHPYPLAASCHPALLVNYMVRECFAVWKMWLFFDFEEAMCYSIHMTHCYFYGRMR; this is translated from the coding sequence ATGCTGACGCTTCTGGGGGCAGCATGCCTTTTGTACTATGCCGTCCTATGCGTGGCGCTAAAGAAATGGGATTCCACATTTTCAAGATTCTGGCTGGCGGCAGGCCTGGGGCTCTGGCTGTATGACTATGCGGCAAGCCTGCTTGGGATGGAAGCAGCGGCCAGGAAGGCGCTTCTCCTGCCCGTTGCCGTGTTTGCCGTGACAGAACTCAGGATTGTCATGGGGATGGTTACGCGGGGGCAGAAGGAATATGAGTATCTGATTATTCTGGGCGCCCATGTAGAAGGGCGGAAAATCACGGATTCCCTGTACCGCCGCCTGAACAAGGCTTTGATTTATCTAAAGGCGCATCCTGGGACCAAGGTGGTCGTATCCGGGGGACAGGGCAAAGGAGAAGACGTCACGGAAGCCCAGGCGATGGAAGACTATTTGATCGCGCAGGGAATCGCGTCTTATCGTATCATCAAGGAGGACGCATCCACCACGACCCAGGAGAACTTGAAGTTCTCCAAGCGCTATATGAACTGCAAGGAGGCGGACGTTGGAATCGTATCCAATAATTTTCATCTGTACCGGGCCTGTGCTTATGCCAGGCGGCTTGGATACGGCCATCCATACCCGCTGGCGGCCAGCTGCCATCCGGCGCTGCTTGTAAATTACATGGTCAGAGAATGCTTTGCCGTGTGGAAGATGTGGCTGTTTTTTGATTTTGAGGAAGCAATGTGTTATAGTATCCATATGACACATTGCTATTTTTATGGGAGGATGAGATGA
- a CDS encoding SEC-C metal-binding domain-containing protein, translated as MSRTLLDQWRDIAYDEQADRGQLQNFWGTYFQIEKEIYEKLLSNPDEEVKGTVKELAEKYGQEVLTMVGFLDGINESLKEENPIETMEEDTVVSLAFDKEKLYKNMVAAKADWLYELPQWKEIYSEEELKKLYKEQKESTTIRKGKKVGRNDPCPCGSGKKYKKCCGR; from the coding sequence ATGAGTCGTACATTATTAGATCAATGGAGAGATATTGCCTATGATGAGCAGGCAGACAGGGGCCAGCTGCAGAATTTCTGGGGCACCTATTTCCAGATTGAGAAGGAAATCTATGAAAAACTGCTGTCTAACCCGGACGAGGAGGTAAAGGGCACCGTCAAGGAACTGGCAGAGAAGTATGGCCAGGAAGTGCTTACCATGGTTGGATTCCTGGATGGAATCAATGAAAGCCTGAAGGAAGAGAATCCGATTGAGACGATGGAGGAAGATACCGTAGTCAGCCTTGCCTTTGATAAGGAAAAATTATATAAGAACATGGTGGCAGCCAAAGCGGACTGGCTGTACGAACTTCCACAGTGGAAGGAGATCTATTCAGAGGAAGAACTGAAGAAACTGTACAAGGAGCAGAAGGAGTCCACGACGATCCGCAAGGGCAAGAAGGTAGGGCGTAATGATCCGTGTCCATGCGGCTCCGGTAAAAAGTATAAGAAATGTTGTGGTAGATAA
- a CDS encoding adenylosuccinate synthase, translating into MVKAVVGANWGDEGKGKITDMLAQQADIIVRFQGGANAGHTIINDYGKFALHTLPSGVFYSHTTSIIGNGVALDVPVLFQEIQSIIDKDVPMPKILVSDRAQMVMSYHKNFDAYEEERLGGKSFGSTKSGIAPFYSDKYAKIGFQVSELFDDELLRDKVKRVAQQKNVLLEHLYHKPVINPDDLYQELQDYKKMVEPYVCDTSLYLHNALKEGKEILLEGQLGSLKDPDHGIYPMVTSSSTLAAYGAIGAGIPPYEIRKVITVCKAYSSAVGAGAFVSEIFGDEADELRRRGGDGGEFGATTGRPRRMGWFDCVASKYGCRMQGTTDVAFTVLDVLGYLDEIPVCVGYEIDGEVTTDFPTTHLLERARPVLQTLPGWKSDIRGITKYEDLPENCRKYVEFIEAQIGYPITMVSNGPGRNDIIYRNV; encoded by the coding sequence ATGGTTAAAGCAGTAGTAGGCGCTAACTGGGGCGATGAGGGCAAGGGAAAGATTACCGATATGCTCGCCCAGCAGGCGGACATCATTGTAAGATTTCAGGGAGGAGCCAATGCGGGCCATACCATCATCAACGATTATGGCAAGTTCGCATTGCATACGCTGCCATCGGGCGTATTCTACAGCCATACGACCAGCATTATCGGCAATGGCGTGGCTCTTGACGTGCCGGTTCTCTTTCAGGAAATCCAGTCCATCATCGACAAGGACGTGCCTATGCCCAAGATCCTGGTATCAGACCGTGCCCAGATGGTAATGTCTTATCATAAGAACTTTGACGCTTATGAAGAGGAAAGACTGGGAGGAAAGTCCTTTGGCTCTACCAAGTCGGGGATTGCTCCATTCTATTCGGATAAATATGCAAAAATAGGATTCCAGGTAAGCGAGCTGTTCGACGACGAACTGCTAAGGGACAAGGTAAAAAGGGTGGCACAGCAGAAAAATGTACTGCTTGAGCATCTGTACCACAAGCCAGTGATCAATCCTGACGATCTTTACCAAGAACTGCAAGACTATAAGAAGATGGTGGAGCCTTATGTATGCGACACTTCGCTGTATCTTCACAATGCGCTGAAGGAAGGGAAGGAGATTCTGCTGGAGGGCCAGCTGGGATCCCTAAAAGACCCGGATCATGGCATCTATCCAATGGTTACCTCTTCTTCGACGCTGGCTGCTTACGGAGCCATCGGAGCAGGGATTCCGCCATACGAGATCAGAAAGGTCATTACCGTGTGCAAGGCATACTCAAGCGCAGTAGGCGCGGGAGCATTTGTAAGCGAGATCTTTGGAGATGAAGCGGACGAACTCAGACGCCGCGGCGGAGACGGCGGCGAATTCGGAGCCACCACAGGGCGTCCAAGAAGAATGGGCTGGTTTGACTGCGTGGCTTCCAAATACGGATGCAGAATGCAGGGAACGACCGACGTCGCATTCACGGTTCTGGACGTGCTGGGATACTTAGATGAGATTCCGGTGTGCGTAGGCTACGAGATTGACGGAGAGGTTACCACCGACTTCCCCACGACGCATCTTCTTGAGCGGGCAAGGCCGGTGCTTCAGACGCTTCCGGGATGGAAGAGCGATATCCGGGGCATCACAAAGTATGAAGACCTTCCAGAAAACTGCAGGAAGTATGTGGAATTTATTGAAGCGCAGATCGGATACCCGATCACCATGGTATCCAATGGCCCGGGAAGAAATGATATTATATATAGGAATGTGTAA
- a CDS encoding serine/threonine protein kinase, with the protein MGNLKAEYLEQTYIDLAPLKDAEDCRTYLTRSQVDGSLAVRKEISALQYPLYQQLIDLSHPSLARVLDTYAKDGRYFVLEEYVSGSTIGSYLKRGYHFQEEEILSFISQLCSALSFLHAHNIIHRDITPENLLISTDNVLKLIDFGISRSKKEGQSQDTTLLGTVGYAAPEQFGFGQTDERTDIYATGVLLNVLLTGSLPKDDLPFDPRYRQIVLKCTSLSPADRYSSVSELKSQVMAIKPTRMYQEEIVEQAAKAPRKDSLIRRFFRHVPGFRTGNPGKMIVAIIGYFLMILFVVVNGTRPLEPGDIRSEYWTINYFFVGVWAAYANLGNYCGHIEAYDKVGPLTRLLLRTAVALAVFLTTGLLLYIENYFLK; encoded by the coding sequence ATGGGGAATCTGAAAGCCGAATATCTGGAACAAACCTATATTGACCTTGCGCCTCTTAAGGATGCCGAAGACTGCCGCACCTATCTGACGCGCAGCCAGGTTGACGGAAGCCTGGCAGTACGCAAGGAGATCAGCGCCCTTCAGTACCCATTGTACCAGCAGTTAATCGACCTTTCCCACCCCAGTCTGGCAAGGGTGCTGGATACTTATGCCAAGGATGGAAGATACTTTGTACTGGAAGAATATGTCAGCGGGTCTACCATAGGCTCCTACTTGAAAAGGGGGTATCATTTCCAGGAAGAGGAGATCTTAAGCTTCATATCCCAGCTGTGCTCTGCCCTCTCCTTCCTTCATGCCCATAACATCATCCACCGGGATATCACGCCGGAAAACCTGCTGATCTCCACGGACAATGTGCTCAAATTGATCGACTTTGGAATATCCCGAAGCAAAAAAGAGGGGCAAAGCCAGGATACCACTCTCCTTGGCACGGTCGGATACGCGGCTCCGGAGCAGTTTGGCTTCGGACAGACGGATGAGCGGACCGATATCTATGCCACAGGCGTCCTGCTTAATGTCCTGCTGACCGGCAGCCTTCCCAAGGATGATCTGCCTTTCGATCCCCGTTACCGCCAGATCGTCTTAAAGTGTACCAGCCTATCCCCCGCAGACCGTTATTCCTCCGTATCTGAATTAAAGAGCCAGGTTATGGCCATAAAGCCGACGCGGATGTACCAAGAGGAAATCGTAGAGCAGGCGGCCAAAGCGCCGCGCAAAGACTCCCTGATCCGCCGCTTTTTCCGCCACGTACCGGGATTTCGTACCGGCAATCCGGGAAAGATGATCGTGGCCATCATCGGCTACTTCCTGATGATCCTCTTCGTTGTCGTGAATGGTACCCGCCCTTTGGAGCCAGGAGATATCCGCTCAGAATATTGGACCATCAATTATTTCTTTGTCGGCGTCTGGGCGGCATACGCAAACCTGGGCAATTACTGCGGCCACATAGAAGCCTATGATAAGGTAGGGCCTCTCACCAGGCTATTGCTGCGGACGGCCGTCGCGCTGGCGGTCTTTCTTACCACCGGCCTTCTCCTTTATATTGAAAACTATTTCCTGAAATAA
- a CDS encoding helix-turn-helix domain-containing protein, with protein MDYIALGRRIKEERLKLNMTQERLAEEVNLSTSYIGQIERGERKLTLDSLINITNCLGVTVDYLLQESIIQDQVSYKDIWTGLLSEATPKEQELVVNLTKILLSYNDK; from the coding sequence ATGGATTATATTGCCCTAGGAAGAAGAATAAAAGAAGAACGTTTAAAATTGAATATGACCCAGGAACGGTTGGCCGAAGAGGTGAATCTTTCCACATCTTATATCGGACAGATTGAAAGAGGAGAACGGAAACTGACGCTGGACAGCCTGATTAATATTACAAACTGCCTGGGCGTTACGGTAGACTATCTTCTTCAGGAATCTATCATCCAAGACCAGGTGTCCTATAAGGACATATGGACCGGCCTTTTGTCAGAGGCCACCCCCAAAGAGCAGGAACTGGTGGTCAATCTGACGAAGATTCTATTAAGTTATAATGATAAATAG
- a CDS encoding DUF5067 domain-containing protein, which yields MKKRLLTVLLVASMCLCLTACGGSSDDKKDDKKDDKKTEETDAKKDDKKDEKKDEEPDDGIINFDGKDYNVTYTRHEVGTDYEGNPCLFYYYNYTNNEDKASSVMTAATIKAFQNGVECDSAYVTEENEAITNYMKEIQPGTTLEICQTFKLSDTSEVTIEASDFISLDDKKDTQIIALQ from the coding sequence ATGAAAAAAAGATTGTTAACCGTATTGCTTGTAGCATCCATGTGCCTGTGCCTGACCGCCTGCGGCGGGTCTTCCGACGACAAGAAGGATGACAAGAAGGATGACAAGAAGACAGAGGAAACGGACGCCAAGAAAGACGACAAAAAGGATGAGAAAAAGGATGAAGAGCCGGATGACGGAATCATCAACTTCGATGGCAAGGATTATAATGTGACCTACACAAGGCACGAGGTCGGCACCGACTATGAAGGCAATCCATGCCTGTTCTACTACTACAACTACACCAACAACGAGGACAAGGCTTCCAGCGTGATGACGGCAGCTACGATCAAGGCTTTCCAGAACGGCGTGGAATGCGACAGCGCATACGTCACGGAAGAAAATGAGGCTATCACCAATTATATGAAAGAGATACAGCCGGGCACAACCTTGGAGATCTGCCAGACCTTCAAACTGTCCGATACGTCCGAAGTAACGATTGAAGCATCCGATTTTATTTCTCTTGATGACAAGAAGGACACCCAGATCATCGCCCTTCAATAA